A window from Sphingobacterium hotanense encodes these proteins:
- a CDS encoding NADH-quinone oxidoreductase subunit J family protein, translated as MELAIFYAFAVLAIGSALMVVSLKNTTRALFLFFVVLFAMAGLFLFALADFVAITQILVYVGGVLILMIFAFMLSNKELLADLQNTSSKFLSLPNWQSLLLAVGFFAVLAYGIWEWHEHTPMWITENIRSGEVIQSSDNNIQHLGVHFMTKYLLPFEVISIFLLVALIGAAHLSRKEENA; from the coding sequence ATGGAATTAGCAATTTTCTACGCGTTCGCGGTTTTGGCAATCGGTTCGGCCTTAATGGTCGTTAGTTTAAAAAATACGACAAGAGCGCTCTTTTTATTTTTCGTGGTTTTATTTGCGATGGCGGGCCTATTCCTATTCGCATTAGCAGATTTTGTCGCTATCACGCAAATATTGGTGTATGTGGGCGGTGTATTGATCCTAATGATATTTGCCTTTATGCTTTCCAACAAGGAATTGCTCGCTGACCTACAAAATACCAGCAGCAAATTTCTATCTCTGCCTAACTGGCAATCGCTGCTATTAGCGGTGGGATTCTTCGCCGTGCTTGCTTACGGCATTTGGGAATGGCATGAGCATACACCGATGTGGATAACAGAAAACATCCGTTCTGGAGAGGTAATCCAGTCGTCGGATAATAATATACAACATTTGGGGGTGCATTTTATGACGAAGTATCTGCTTCCATTTGAAGTTATTTCCATCTTTTTATTGGTTGCTCTAATCGGTGCAGCCCACTTATCTAGAAAGGAGGAAAACGCTTGA
- the nuoH gene encoding NADH-quinone oxidoreductase subunit NuoH, whose product MDSLFIYILVPVAIFLFIALFTLFAVYAERKIAGFVQDRLGPMETGKFGLLQTFADILKLLQKELITPAAADKVLFALAPVIIFVAVFIGFSVVPWAPNFMPANVHTGLFFIMAVVSIDAIGILMAGWGSNNKYSLLGSIRAISQMISYELPVGLSLIAAVMITQTLNLNEIALSQGILATQDIYFLGFWKVNEIGGILGWHIFQAPHLLVSYVVFFIATLAECNRAPFDIPEAESELIGGFHTEYGGIRFAFIFLAEYAMMFLVAMLGVVIFLGGWNTPLPNIGSVRLADWTTGLYWGIFWTLIKSLTIVAIQIWIRWTLPRFRADQLMTLCWKILIPVAFACMAISGIWRIMVML is encoded by the coding sequence TTGGACTCCTTATTTATCTATATTCTCGTACCTGTAGCCATTTTTTTATTTATTGCGCTATTCACACTCTTTGCCGTATATGCAGAGCGGAAGATTGCGGGTTTTGTACAAGATAGATTAGGCCCCATGGAAACCGGCAAATTTGGTTTGCTCCAGACCTTCGCCGATATTCTAAAACTTTTGCAAAAAGAATTGATTACGCCAGCTGCCGCGGATAAAGTATTGTTCGCTTTAGCACCTGTAATCATATTCGTTGCTGTATTCATTGGTTTTAGCGTGGTGCCCTGGGCGCCGAATTTTATGCCCGCCAATGTACATACCGGGCTCTTTTTTATTATGGCGGTTGTTTCTATAGATGCCATCGGTATTTTGATGGCTGGCTGGGGCTCCAACAACAAATACTCTTTATTGGGTTCTATTCGTGCAATCTCGCAAATGATATCCTACGAATTGCCGGTGGGCCTTTCTTTGATTGCAGCTGTCATGATTACGCAGACCCTCAACCTAAATGAAATCGCACTAAGCCAAGGAATCTTGGCTACTCAGGATATTTATTTTCTAGGTTTTTGGAAAGTGAATGAAATAGGAGGCATATTGGGATGGCATATATTCCAAGCTCCGCATTTGCTCGTTAGCTATGTTGTTTTCTTTATTGCCACGTTGGCAGAATGCAATAGAGCGCCGTTCGATATACCAGAAGCCGAGAGTGAGCTGATCGGCGGGTTCCACACGGAATATGGAGGCATTCGATTTGCTTTTATTTTCCTTGCGGAATATGCCATGATGTTCCTCGTTGCGATGCTAGGCGTCGTTATATTTTTAGGAGGATGGAACACGCCGCTGCCAAATATCGGGTCAGTACGCTTGGCAGATTGGACAACAGGGCTTTATTGGGGTATATTTTGGACATTAATTAAGTCCCTGACTATTGTTGCTATTCAAATTTGGATTCGATGGACTCTACCTCGCTTCCGTGCGGATCAATTAATGACTTTATGTTGGAAAATCCTGATTCCTGTTGCTTTCGCATGTATGGCGATTTCGGGAATCTGGAGAATAATGGTAATGCTGTAA
- the nuoK gene encoding NADH-quinone oxidoreductase subunit NuoK has protein sequence MITLTHFLVVSAILFCIGLYAMVSKRNAIMVLIGIELIINAAILNFVAFGRYDKVNYGGQVFALFAIVLAAAAVAVGLAIILNVYRKYKTINPDNITDLRD, from the coding sequence TTGATCACGTTGACTCATTTTTTAGTCGTTTCGGCCATACTATTCTGTATCGGTCTTTATGCCATGGTTTCTAAAAGAAATGCAATTATGGTGCTAATCGGTATTGAGCTGATCATCAATGCAGCGATTCTCAACTTCGTAGCGTTCGGACGATACGATAAGGTGAACTACGGAGGACAAGTATTTGCTCTATTTGCAATTGTATTGGCTGCAGCAGCTGTAGCTGTCGGCTTGGCGATTATTCTCAACGTCTACCGAAAATATAAAACAATTAACCCGGATAATATCACTGACTTAAGAGATTAA
- a CDS encoding 4Fe-4S binding protein — translation MLKTTIQGLLTAVKGLMLTIKHLFAARTARRSKDIKDPNYFERQDGVTTVQFPKEKMPIPEVARYQLDVEIDDCIVCDLCAKACPVDCITIESIKATEAIGKTSDGSVKRLYAAQFDIDMAKCMYCGLCTVVCPTECITMTNQYDKSTSKLTDLIYGFAEMSEQEIVDRKAEWTKFQAEKEAAKTK, via the coding sequence ATATTAAAAACGACCATACAAGGATTATTAACGGCTGTAAAGGGGCTTATGCTTACGATTAAGCATCTTTTTGCTGCGCGCACCGCTCGTCGCAGCAAAGATATTAAGGACCCGAATTACTTTGAGCGGCAGGATGGCGTGACGACCGTTCAGTTTCCGAAGGAAAAGATGCCTATCCCTGAAGTTGCGCGCTATCAACTGGACGTAGAAATAGACGATTGTATTGTATGTGACTTATGTGCAAAAGCCTGTCCTGTGGATTGCATTACGATAGAATCAATTAAAGCAACTGAGGCGATCGGGAAAACATCGGATGGCAGCGTGAAGAGACTATATGCAGCGCAGTTTGATATCGATATGGCGAAATGTATGTATTGCGGGTTATGTACTGTGGTATGTCCGACTGAATGCATCACGATGACCAACCAATACGATAAGAGCACGTCTAAATTAACAGACTTAATATATGGCTTCGCGGAGATGAGCGAACAAGAGATTGTTGATAGAAAAGCGGAATGGACCAAGTTTCAAGCTGAGAAGGAGGCGGCCAAAACAAAATAA